The genomic segment CTCACCGCCGTTGCCAAGGGCCATCCGGCCGTTGGCTTTGATACGTCAGACGATCGGGTCCGGCGTCTTGGGGCCGCCTCCTCACCGATCGACGACGTTACCGACGCCGAGCTATCGAGCGCCCTACAACGAGGCTTCTCGGTCACTGACGACCCGAAAAACCTGACCGAGGTCGATGCAATATTTATTTGTGTGCCATCGCCGCTGGGGCGCAACCGCCAGCCCGACATGTCCTACATTCAGAGCGCCGCCACCACAGTGGCCAGAATCGCCCGACCCGGCCAGCTGATCTCGCTGGAGTCGACAACGTACCCGGGGACCACCGACGATATCCTTGTTACGGCCCTCGCCGACGTCGGGTTGGAAGTCGATCGAGATGTGTTCGTTGCGTTCTCTCCCGAGCGGGTATCACCTGGCGATGAACTGAAGACGGCCGAGATCCCGAAAGTTGTCGGGGGAGTGAGCGCATTGTCGACGGCGGTGGCGACTGCCGCCTACCGCCGTCTCGTTCCAAATGTCCATGCCGTGTCTGATGCCAAGACCGCTGAGATGGCCAAACTGCTCGAGAACACCTATCGGGCGGTCAATATCGGTCTCATCAACGAAATGGCTCAACTCGCTCACGAGATCGACATCGACATTTGGGAAGTCATCGAAGCGGCCGCCACCAAACCTTTTGGATTCCAGGCCTTTTTTCCGGGTCCCGGAGTTGGCGGTCACTGCATCCCCCTCGATCCGCAGTTCCTCGCATGGAGGGCCAAAGAAGCCAACTTCACGACCCGGTTCATCGATACCGCTGAGCAGGTCAACGAAGGCATGCCCGCCTGGACGGCACGCCGGGTGGGAGAAATGCTCAACCGACGGGGACTGCCGGTGTTCGGGACCCGCCTGCTTGGCGTGGGAATCTCATACAAAGCCGACATCGCCGACGATCGAGAATCGGCCTCCGCCCGGGTTCTCGTCGAGTTGGCCAAACAGGGCGCCGCGGTGGAGGTATTCGATCCGTTGGTTCCGCCCGATCGTATTCGAAGGCACGGGTTCGAACCCTCTACATCGTTCGAGGGATATGCCGCCGCCATCATCCTTACCGATCATGCCGGG from the Acidimicrobiia bacterium genome contains:
- a CDS encoding nucleotide sugar dehydrogenase, which gives rise to MTDPVEFFEGDSWTCGVVGLGYVGLPLALTAVAKGHPAVGFDTSDDRVRRLGAASSPIDDVTDAELSSALQRGFSVTDDPKNLTEVDAIFICVPSPLGRNRQPDMSYIQSAATTVARIARPGQLISLESTTYPGTTDDILVTALADVGLEVDRDVFVAFSPERVSPGDELKTAEIPKVVGGVSALSTAVATAAYRRLVPNVHAVSDAKTAEMAKLLENTYRAVNIGLINEMAQLAHEIDIDIWEVIEAAATKPFGFQAFFPGPGVGGHCIPLDPQFLAWRAKEANFTTRFIDTAEQVNEGMPAWTARRVGEMLNRRGLPVFGTRLLGVGISYKADIADDRESASARVLVELAKQGAAVEVFDPLVPPDRIRRHGFEPSTSFEGYAAAIILTDHAGVDYQAIADAVPVVFDTRNAYRRRGIEVDNVEVL